The region GAATCAGTCGCTGAACTGAACAGCCATCGGAGACGAACCGACTGACCGGTTTCGTCTTCGTGCGGGAGTCGACGTGGTGTAAGTCGAGCGCCTCGGGATTACGGTGGCCACAGTTACTGCATCCCCGACGGGACTTATACGTCCGGACCCACGCTCGCTTTCGCTGTGCGGCTGTGAGTCTCGTCCCCTCGATCTCCCGCTCAACGAGCCGGAACGGACGCCGTCTGAGTTCGATTTCGGCCGAATCACCTTGGGGTGATTTGTGCGCTATCCGGTGGCAGTTGGCACAGAGGACGGCGCATTTTGCCATCTCTTCCCGAATCCCCGCTTTCGAGCACCCAGTACTCATCAGTTGGCTTATTTTCATGTCTTTCTCCCCAGCATCCTGATGGTGGTAGTCGAGGGTGGCCGGATTGGTCTCTCCACAGTCGACACACCCGTCCGCGGCCTTCCGCTCGGTGACCCACTCACGAAGTTCGGACCGCCGCTTCCGGGTCCGTTCAGTGTTCCACTCTACGTTCCGGTAGTGCCACCGCTGGTCGACTGACAACGCCGCCCACCGCTCCCGAATCTCGTCGTCGACACGCTCCGGCGGCGGTCCGACCCGGCTCCCGGTCGACGCATTCGTCGCCAGCCCGGCCCGTTCTTTGGCATCGTTCCAACCGCCAAGCGTGCGGATTATCGTCGCCGAGGCCGGCGTCAGCCCGAGCTCTTCATACGCCGCTTTCGATGGAGAAGCGTCCAGTTTCCGGGCCGCGTTACGGAGCGCTGCGATACAGTCCGCCTCAGTCGCCATAGTCACTCTGCCGGCGTCCTGCTGCATAAATATGGGTTTTTCGCCGGGCAGCCAGCGCCGAACCATCACCTACTTGCCTAGCAGCCACCCAGCCACAGCCATGTACGTTGGACGCTTCCTCGTCGTCGCACCGGGACTCGCAGGCTACCGTGTCTCCTCTCGTTCGTTCCCCAACCGCAAGGCCGTCGAGCGCGACGGCGCTGTCACCGTCCTGCCCACCGCGGAGGCCGAACCGACGGACAACCCCTACGTCTCTTACAACTGCGTGCAGGAAGTGGATGCAACGACCGCCGTCATCGGCAACGGCTCGCACGTCGACCCCATCGCCGAGAAGCTCGGACTGGGCTACCCCGCCCGAGACGCACTCGCGCTCTCGCTGCTGGCACTCGACTTCGAGAAGGACGACTACGACACCCCGCGAATCGCCGCCGTCGTCGGCGCCGAGTCGGCGTTCATCGGGACCGTTCGCCGAGACGCGCTGCTGATTCAGGAAGTCGATGAGCCCACGCTGGTCGCCACCTACGAGGCGGATAGCCCCGAACCCTTTCCCTTCGACAGCGAGCCTGCCGACGCCGCTGGCATCGCTCGAGCGCTCTACGAGCACGAGTACGAGCATGCAGTCTGTGCCGCTGGCGTGACCGTGGATTCCGACGGCGTCGAACTGGCAATCGAGAACGGTGAGTAGCGAGGATTTTTCACGGTTCGTCGGCACCGTTTTTCCGTGCAACTGGGCGTTCTCTCGGACGTGCACGCCAACCGCATCGCGCTGGAGGCTGTCCTCGCGGATATGCCTCCCGTCGAGGGACTGGTCTGTGCTGGCGACGTCGTCGGCTACAACCCCTGGCCGAAGGCCTGCCTCGAGCGGCTTCGAGCGGAAGGCGTCGTTACGATCCAGGGCAACCACGACCGCGCAGTCACCGGTGACACACCGTTCAACTTCAACGGGATGGCCGCCGCGGGTGTCGACTACGCTCGCGAGCAGTTGGGCCAAGCAGACATCGAGTGGCTCCGGAGC is a window of halophilic archaeon DL31 DNA encoding:
- a CDS encoding hypothetical protein (KEGG: nmg:Nmag_1960 hypothetical protein) yields the protein MATEADCIAALRNAARKLDASPSKAAYEELGLTPASATIIRTLGGWNDAKERAGLATNASTGSRVGPPPERVDDEIRERWAALSVDQRWHYRNVEWNTERTRKRRSELREWVTERKAADGCVDCGETNPATLDYHHQDAGEKDMKISQLMSTGCSKAGIREEMAKCAVLCANCHRIAHKSPQGDSAEIELRRRPFRLVEREIEGTRLTAAQRKRAWVRTYKSRRGCSNCGHRNPEALDLHHVDSRTKTKPVSRFVSDGCSVQRLIREMELCEVICANCHRQLHANGADERGLTYRTRAAERRTGGTSKHS
- a CDS encoding IMP cyclohydrolase (PFAM: Inosine monophosphate cyclohydrolase-like~TIGRFAM: IMP cyclohydrolase~HAMAP: IMP cyclohydrolase~KEGG: hla:Hlac_2704 IMP cyclohydrolase), with the protein product MYVGRFLVVAPGLAGYRVSSRSFPNRKAVERDGAVTVLPTAEAEPTDNPYVSYNCVQEVDATTAVIGNGSHVDPIAEKLGLGYPARDALALSLLALDFEKDDYDTPRIAAVVGAESAFIGTVRRDALLIQEVDEPTLVATYEADSPEPFPFDSEPADAAGIARALYEHEYEHAVCAAGVTVDSDGVELAIENGE